A single window of Archangium gephyra DNA harbors:
- a CDS encoding ligase-associated DNA damage response DEXH box helicase → MPPRRRSRSRTGPRVDPHPVPLPEGEGSTRVHVAPSPPTPLPEGEGEELISWFRGQGWEPFPFQLEAWEAYAQGRSGLIHVPTGAGKTYAAYIGPLAEVARHRQKGLQILYVTPLRAVSRDIELALNAPLSALEADITVESRTGDTSASVRRRQRERLPEVLITTPESLSLLLCNERAHELFATLRCVIIDEWHELLGSKRGTQVELALARLRRFAPALRTWALSATLANLDEAARAAVGPHATPAFIRAGLARPVRVETLLPDSVDAFPWAGHLGFSMLRKVADWLDPACSTLLFTNTRSQAERWYEGLRFLHPEWEDVLALHHGSIDREARERVEGGLKDGSVRLVVATSSLDLGVDFGPVERVVQVGSPKGIARTLQRAGRSAHRPGATAQLLFVPTHALELVEMSAAREALARGEVEPRAPLRQPLDVLAQHLVTCALGGGFTRDALLAEVRDTLAYQALSEEDFDRTLVLVTEGGPTLRAYPQFRRVQRLEDRYVVADTRVARLHRLNVGTIAANASVELRYLKGGRLGTVEETFVSRLRPGDTFLFAGKRLEFRLMKDLTAYVKAAKERASATPRWSGGRLPLSGSLAAAVRRTFHAVRHGHFDNAELEAARPVLEAQARLSRLPARDACLAELCQTREGHHLFLYPFEGRLVHEGLAALLALRLTRLQKATFSLAVNDYGLELLTPSHFPFEEALRPALFTRERLVEDILESVNLGELARRQFRDVARVAGLVLPGLPGARKSTRQVQASAGLLYDVFARYEPDHLLLAQARREVLEQHFEQVRLVSTLERLEGSTLECVHVPRPTPLGFPLVVERIGATVSNESLAERVERMKEKWLREDSLSA, encoded by the coding sequence ATGCCCCCGCGTAGGCGCTCACGGAGTCGCACGGGTCCCCGTGTAGACCCTCACCCCGTCCCTCTCCCAGAGGGAGAGGGTTCAACCCGAGTACACGTGGCACCCTCACCCCCGACCCCTCTCCCGGAGGGCGAGGGAGAGGAGCTCATCTCCTGGTTCAGGGGACAGGGGTGGGAACCGTTTCCCTTTCAGCTCGAGGCCTGGGAGGCGTACGCCCAGGGGCGGAGTGGGCTCATCCATGTGCCCACCGGCGCCGGGAAGACCTATGCCGCCTATATCGGGCCCCTCGCCGAGGTCGCCCGGCATCGTCAGAAGGGGCTGCAGATCCTCTATGTCACGCCCCTGCGCGCCGTCTCCCGGGACATCGAGCTCGCGCTGAACGCGCCCCTGTCCGCGCTCGAGGCCGACATCACCGTGGAGAGCCGCACCGGAGACACCTCCGCCTCCGTGCGCCGGCGCCAACGCGAGCGGCTCCCCGAAGTCCTCATCACCACGCCCGAGTCCCTCTCGCTCCTCTTGTGCAACGAGCGCGCGCACGAGCTCTTCGCCACCCTGCGCTGCGTAATCATCGACGAGTGGCACGAGCTGCTCGGCTCCAAGCGCGGCACCCAGGTGGAGCTCGCCCTCGCCCGGCTGCGCCGCTTCGCCCCCGCCCTGCGCACCTGGGCGCTGTCCGCCACGCTCGCCAACCTCGACGAGGCCGCTCGCGCCGCCGTGGGCCCCCACGCCACGCCCGCCTTCATCCGCGCCGGGCTCGCCCGCCCCGTCCGCGTCGAGACCCTCCTGCCGGACTCCGTCGACGCCTTCCCGTGGGCCGGCCACCTCGGCTTCTCCATGCTGCGCAAGGTGGCGGACTGGCTCGACCCCGCCTGCTCCACCCTCCTCTTCACCAACACCCGCTCCCAGGCCGAGCGCTGGTACGAGGGGCTCCGCTTCCTCCACCCCGAGTGGGAGGACGTGCTCGCCCTCCACCACGGCTCCATCGACCGCGAGGCCCGCGAGCGCGTGGAGGGGGGGCTCAAGGACGGCAGCGTGCGCCTCGTCGTCGCCACCTCCTCGCTGGACCTCGGGGTGGACTTCGGCCCCGTGGAGCGCGTGGTGCAGGTGGGCAGCCCCAAGGGCATCGCCCGCACCCTCCAGCGCGCCGGCCGCAGCGCCCACCGCCCCGGCGCCACCGCGCAGCTCCTCTTCGTCCCCACCCACGCCCTCGAGCTGGTGGAGATGAGCGCCGCCCGCGAGGCGCTCGCCCGGGGCGAAGTGGAGCCCCGCGCGCCCCTGCGCCAGCCGTTGGATGTGCTCGCCCAGCACCTCGTCACCTGCGCGCTCGGCGGCGGCTTCACCCGGGACGCCCTGCTCGCCGAGGTGCGGGACACGCTCGCCTACCAGGCGCTGTCCGAGGAGGACTTCGACCGGACACTCGTGCTGGTGACAGAGGGCGGCCCCACGCTGCGCGCCTATCCGCAATTCCGCCGCGTGCAGCGGCTGGAGGACCGGTACGTGGTGGCGGACACGCGCGTGGCCCGGCTCCACCGCCTCAACGTGGGCACCATCGCCGCCAACGCCTCCGTGGAGCTGCGCTACCTGAAGGGGGGCCGGCTCGGTACCGTGGAGGAGACCTTCGTGAGCCGCCTGCGCCCGGGTGACACCTTCCTCTTCGCGGGCAAGCGGCTCGAGTTCCGCCTCATGAAGGACCTCACCGCCTATGTGAAGGCCGCGAAGGAGCGCGCCTCGGCCACGCCCCGCTGGAGCGGAGGACGGCTGCCGCTGTCCGGCTCGCTCGCCGCCGCCGTGCGCCGGACCTTCCACGCCGTGCGCCACGGGCACTTCGACAACGCCGAGCTCGAAGCGGCGCGCCCCGTGCTGGAGGCCCAGGCGCGCCTGTCCCGGCTGCCCGCGCGAGACGCCTGCCTCGCCGAGCTGTGCCAGACGCGCGAGGGCCACCACCTCTTCCTCTACCCCTTCGAGGGGCGGCTGGTGCACGAGGGCCTCGCGGCGCTGCTCGCCCTGCGCCTCACGCGGCTGCAGAAGGCCACCTTCAGCCTCGCGGTGAACGACTACGGCCTGGAGCTGCTCACGCCCTCGCACTTTCCTTTCGAGGAGGCGCTGCGTCCCGCGCTCTTCACCCGCGAGCGGCTGGTGGAGGACATCCTCGAGAGCGTCAACCTGGGCGAGCTGGCGCGGCGTCAGTTCCGGGACGTGGCGCGGGTGGCGGGGCTGGTGTTGCCGGGGCTGCCCGGGGCGCGCAAGTCCACGCGCCAGGTACAGGCGAGCGCGGGCCTGCTCTATGACGTCTTCGCGCGTTACGAGCCGGACCACCTGCTGCTCGCCCAGGCCCGGCGCGAGGTATTGGAGCAGCACTTCGAGCAGGTGCGGCTGGTGAGCACGCTGGAGCGACTGGAGGGCTCCACGCTGGAATGTGTCCACGTCCCACGGCCCACGCCGTTGGGCTTCCCGCTCGTCGTCGAGCGCATCGGCGCCACTGTCTCCAACGAGTCGCTGGCGGAGCGGGTGGAGCGAATGAAGGAGAAATGGCTGCGCGAGGACTCCCTGTCCGCCTAG
- a CDS encoding ligase-associated DNA damage response exonuclease produces MNVSPVLDRQPLVTVTSDGLYCPQGNFHIDPWRPVARALITHAHGDHARWGSQRYLGASPSMGLLRKRLGAEATISTLGYGERLNLGEVTVSFHPAGHVLGSAQIRIEHRGEVWVVSGDYKRDPDPTCLPFEPVRCDTFITEATFALPIYRWDDTRLVAQEVLRWWDGNREAGKASVLFCYALGKAQRLLAELARITDREVLVHGATHALVESYREAGVRMLPTRPVAELEKGTSYAGALVLAPPSAAGSTWMRRFGEHETGFASGWMRVRGNRRRRGYDRGFVLSDHADWPGLLRTAKETGASRILVTHGSSDTLARYLRENLGIDAAPLSTPFEGETED; encoded by the coding sequence ATGAACGTCTCCCCCGTGCTCGACAGGCAGCCTCTCGTGACGGTCACCTCCGATGGGCTCTACTGCCCACAGGGGAACTTCCACATCGATCCCTGGCGGCCCGTGGCCCGCGCCCTCATCACGCACGCGCATGGGGACCACGCCCGCTGGGGAAGCCAGCGCTACCTCGGCGCGAGTCCCTCCATGGGCCTGCTGCGCAAGCGCCTGGGAGCGGAGGCGACCATCTCCACGCTCGGCTACGGCGAGCGGCTGAACCTCGGTGAGGTGACGGTCAGCTTCCACCCGGCGGGCCACGTGCTGGGCAGCGCGCAGATCCGCATCGAGCACCGGGGCGAGGTGTGGGTGGTGTCCGGCGACTACAAGCGCGACCCGGACCCGACGTGCCTGCCCTTCGAGCCCGTGCGCTGTGACACCTTCATCACCGAGGCCACGTTCGCCCTGCCCATCTACCGCTGGGACGACACGCGGCTCGTCGCGCAGGAGGTGCTGCGCTGGTGGGACGGCAACCGCGAGGCGGGCAAGGCCTCGGTGCTCTTCTGTTACGCGTTGGGCAAGGCGCAGCGGCTGCTCGCCGAGCTGGCCCGCATCACGGACCGTGAGGTGCTGGTGCACGGCGCCACACATGCGCTGGTGGAGAGCTACCGCGAGGCCGGCGTGCGCATGCTCCCCACCCGCCCCGTGGCCGAGCTGGAGAAGGGGACCTCGTACGCGGGAGCGCTCGTGCTGGCACCGCCCAGCGCCGCGGGCTCCACGTGGATGCGCCGCTTCGGCGAGCACGAGACGGGTTTCGCCTCGGGGTGGATGCGGGTGCGCGGCAACCGGCGCCGCCGGGGCTATGACCGGGGCTTCGTCCTCTCGGACCACGCGGACTGGCCGGGACTGCTGCGCACCGCGAAGGAGACGGGCGCCTCGCGCATCCTCGTCACCCATGGCTCCAGTGACACACTCGCCCGCTACCTGCGCGAGAACCTGGGCATCGACGCCGCACCGCTCTCCACTCCCTTCGAAGGCGAGACGGAGGACTGA
- a CDS encoding ATP-dependent DNA ligase has product MHRLADLYEALDATTSTNAKVEALVGYFRDTPPEDAAWGLFFLTGRRLKRLIPSKALRQWVRELTDTPEWLFDETYAVVGDLAEVIALLLDQTERPAATEELPLSRWLEERLLPLGGLSLPEQRERVTGWWHVLPRRELFLFNKMLTGELRVGVSDTLVVRALAQHAGLPPAAVSHRLMGTWAPSRAFFEQLVAPDVSDGDRSRPYPFYLASPLEQPPAQLGERDAWLVEWKWDGIRGQLIRRQGGVYLWSRGEELITERFPEIAEAAASLPDGTVLDGEVLAYAEGQPLPFSLLQRRIGRQKLTAKVLAEAPAAFMAYDLLEQEGQDLRPLPLRERRARLEALLRDRPMFPVSPVITAPTWEALAEARHESRSRNVEGFMIKRLESPYQHGRKRGDWWKWKIDPFTVDAILLYAHPGHGRRASLYTDYTFAVWNGEELLPIAKAYSGLTDEEIARLDRWIRGHTREKFGPVRSVEPLQVFELHFEGIAASPRHKSGIALRFPRIARWRSDKTPRDADSLERLKELLHAPA; this is encoded by the coding sequence GTGCACCGGCTCGCGGATCTCTACGAGGCGCTCGACGCCACCACCTCCACCAACGCCAAGGTGGAGGCGCTGGTGGGCTACTTCCGTGACACGCCCCCCGAGGACGCCGCGTGGGGGCTGTTCTTCCTCACCGGCCGCCGCCTCAAGCGCCTCATCCCCTCCAAGGCCCTGCGCCAGTGGGTGCGCGAGCTGACCGACACCCCCGAGTGGCTCTTCGACGAGACGTACGCCGTCGTCGGGGACCTCGCCGAGGTCATCGCCCTCCTGCTCGACCAGACCGAGCGTCCCGCCGCCACCGAAGAGCTGCCCCTGTCCCGCTGGCTGGAGGAGCGCCTGCTGCCCCTCGGCGGGCTCTCCCTCCCCGAGCAGCGCGAGCGCGTCACCGGCTGGTGGCACGTGCTCCCCCGCCGCGAGCTGTTCCTCTTCAACAAGATGCTCACCGGCGAGCTGCGCGTCGGCGTCTCCGACACGCTCGTGGTCCGCGCCCTGGCCCAGCACGCCGGACTGCCTCCGGCCGCCGTGTCCCACCGGCTCATGGGCACCTGGGCTCCCTCGCGTGCCTTCTTCGAGCAGCTCGTCGCCCCGGATGTCTCCGATGGGGACCGCTCGCGCCCCTATCCGTTCTATCTCGCCAGCCCCCTGGAGCAGCCTCCGGCCCAGCTTGGCGAGCGCGACGCCTGGCTCGTCGAGTGGAAGTGGGATGGCATCCGCGGCCAGCTCATCCGCCGCCAGGGTGGCGTCTACCTGTGGAGCCGCGGCGAGGAGCTCATCACCGAGCGCTTCCCGGAGATCGCCGAGGCCGCCGCCAGCCTCCCCGATGGCACCGTGCTGGATGGCGAGGTGCTCGCCTACGCCGAGGGGCAACCCCTCCCCTTCAGCCTCCTCCAGCGCCGCATCGGCCGCCAGAAGCTCACCGCCAAGGTGCTCGCCGAGGCTCCCGCCGCCTTCATGGCGTACGACCTGCTCGAGCAGGAGGGACAGGACCTCCGCCCGCTTCCGCTGCGCGAGCGCCGCGCACGCCTGGAGGCCCTGCTGCGCGACAGGCCGATGTTCCCCGTGTCACCGGTCATCACGGCCCCCACGTGGGAGGCCCTCGCCGAGGCCCGGCATGAGTCCCGCTCGCGCAACGTCGAGGGCTTCATGATCAAACGCCTCGAGTCCCCCTACCAGCACGGCCGCAAGCGCGGGGACTGGTGGAAGTGGAAGATCGATCCCTTCACCGTCGACGCCATCCTGCTCTACGCACATCCCGGCCACGGGCGGCGGGCCTCGCTCTACACGGACTACACGTTCGCCGTGTGGAACGGTGAGGAATTGCTGCCCATCGCCAAGGCGTACTCGGGCCTGACGGACGAGGAGATCGCCCGGCTCGACCGGTGGATCCGCGGGCACACGCGCGAGAAGTTCGGCCCCGTCCGCTCCGTCGAGCCCCTCCAGGTCTTCGAGCTCCACTTCGAGGGCATCGCCGCCTCTCCCCGCCACAAGTCGGGGATTGCCCTGCGCTTTCCGCGCATCGCCCGCTGGCGCTCGGACAAGACCCCGCGTGACGCGGACTCTCTCGAGCGTCTCAAGGAACTGCTCCATGCCCCCGCGTAG